The genome window TGACGAAATGCCGAGAGCATGGTCCCATCACCACCGACAGAAATTACAATCTCTGGATCTGATTCAGCTTCCACCACCGTAATATTTTTCTCTTTTAAAAGCTGTTTTAATTTTTCAACCACCAAAATAGTCGCCGGCTGAGTATTAGAGAAAATTGCTACTTTCATTTCTGTTCCCACCGATCAGTTTCCCGAATTTCTGAACGAATTTCAGACATTTCCTGATCCAATTCAAAAGTTACTTCCGCTGAACGTTCTAATCTTTTGGCAACATCTGGCGGAACTTGACCTTGATATTTGTAATTAAGGCTATGCTCAATTGTTGCCCAGAAATTCATTGACATCGTTCGAACCTGAATCTCTGCCAATATCTTTTTTGGACCATCAACTAACTCAACCATATACTCAACTACGATGTGATACGAACGGTATCCCGAAGCTTTATGATACTTCACATAATCTCTTTCTTCAACAATTGTCATATCAGATCGACGGCGAATTAACTCCACCACTTCATAAATATCTTCAACAAATTGAACTACAACTCTTAAGCCAGCAATATCCTGCATTTCTATTTCCAAATGCTCTTCATCGATGTGCCGGCGTTGCATTTTCTCCATTATTGAACTAACTGGTTTAACCCTTCCAGTCACGAATTCAATTGGCGACTCTTGTTCATATTGCAAGTACTGTTTTCTTAATTCGCGTAACTTAACTTTCATTTCTTCCACCGATACTGCGTAAGGGGTCAGAAATGCATCCCAATCTTTTTTCATAATAATTTACACTCAAATTTATAATAATGGAAACTGTTCTGATTTCAATGCTGGAACCTCTAAATTTAAAAATTTATATAGATTTACTGCCAGTTTGGAATGATAGATCGGTGCAAAACCGTCGGGTTCAAACAACTCATCTGGTAAATGCAAAAGATCATAGCCGTGTTCGTAACAAACACTTTGCAATTTACAGACTTGGCGCTCACGATAGGCCAAATTTTGTGCCAATTGTTTTTTGGTCATCACGACCGGAACTTTCTTAAGTTTTTTGTGAACTTTGCCAAAGTGGAAATTGAACAATTGATCAGCGGAGACATTTTCTTGGATCCAGTCAAAAGAGTTCCAGTCATATTTACGTATATGATGATAGATTTGAATTTTTCTCGTTTCTACTTCTAAAAATAATAAATAAAAGCCCAATCGCTGATTATACTGTAAAAACTTTAAAGCATTTTTGCCAAAACATTTACCTTTAAGATACGCTGGTCCCAAAAACCAAAGCGATTGCCAACCTTTACGCCGATAAAAATTATTTCGCTTTCGTAAAAGCCCGACTGAAAGTGGACTGCACTGAAATTCAATTGCTAAGCTCGGACAGACAAAAAGATCCACTCGGCGCTCTTCATCCGCTGTAATGACAATTTTTTCCTTTTCAATCTCAAAGCCATTTTCTTGCCAAACTATTCCTAAAAGATCCTTGCCTCGTTCGTGGATCTCCGATTCATTATTTGAAACAGCTTTAAACAAATGCCGAAAGTAAGGGCGAGTTTGACTACCGCAACAAATTTTTAAAGGCTTCTGACAATTTGGGCAAAAAAATTGTGATTTCTCTGCCAATAATTTCTTGGCCTGAGCATTTGAAACTAGATAAACTAGCTCATTTTTCGAATTTAAACCAACTAACAAAAAAACACCTCCTTCATATAAATTACGAAGAAGATGCTCAAAATGTTAAAAATATTTTTCTAAAGTTCGAAAAATATTACTTTTTATTAA of Xylocopilactobacillus apicola contains these proteins:
- a CDS encoding GTP pyrophosphokinase, which gives rise to MKKDWDAFLTPYAVSVEEMKVKLRELRKQYLQYEQESPIEFVTGRVKPVSSIMEKMQRRHIDEEHLEIEMQDIAGLRVVVQFVEDIYEVVELIRRRSDMTIVEERDYVKYHKASGYRSYHIVVEYMVELVDGPKKILAEIQVRTMSMNFWATIEHSLNYKYQGQVPPDVAKRLERSAEVTFELDQEMSEIRSEIRETDRWEQK
- a CDS encoding competence protein CoiA is translated as MLVGLNSKNELVYLVSNAQAKKLLAEKSQFFCPNCQKPLKICCGSQTRPYFRHLFKAVSNNESEIHERGKDLLGIVWQENGFEIEKEKIVITADEERRVDLFVCPSLAIEFQCSPLSVGLLRKRNNFYRRKGWQSLWFLGPAYLKGKCFGKNALKFLQYNQRLGFYLLFLEVETRKIQIYHHIRKYDWNSFDWIQENVSADQLFNFHFGKVHKKLKKVPVVMTKKQLAQNLAYRERQVCKLQSVCYEHGYDLLHLPDELFEPDGFAPIYHSKLAVNLYKFLNLEVPALKSEQFPLL